The proteins below are encoded in one region of uncultured Eubacteriales bacterium:
- a CDS encoding hypothetical protein (Evidence 5 : No homology to any previously reported sequences) encodes MQTDSALTWMVRCATLRNKAFLNFKFSSLLLYSGLLTFGYTGIKFKKREVDAEWQSMCSSPTPSPSGTAVPPWWMAWT; translated from the coding sequence ATGCAGACAGACTCCGCTTTGACCTGGATGGTGCGATGTGCTACACTAAGAAATAAGGCGTTTTTAAACTTTAAGTTTTCTTCACTTCTTCTTTACAGCGGATTGTTGACTTTCGGCTATACTGGCATCAAGTTCAAGAAAAGAGAGGTTGATGCTGAATGGCAGAGCATGTGCTCGTCACCCACGCCCTCACCAAGCGGTACGGCAGTACCGCCGTGGTGGATGGCGTGGACTTAA